The SAR324 cluster bacterium region TTCAGGAGTGGTTGTAAGCCAGATGGTAAACTTGCCGAATTAGACATCATTGATGATCTTGCTTTCCGCATCACTTATGAAAAGGGATGTGGCAGATTGATGAAGCATTTTGGCGCGAGTCAAGTCTGGGGTGCTCAGTATAACGATTGGATGCAACCAAGCCATGTACTGAAAAAGTATCATCCTGATCATGCGAGCAAAGCTGAGATTCAAAGGCTGCTTAAGGAGAAGGGATACAATGATGATGAATGGGTAAGGTTGTTCAAGGATATTCACGTTGAATGGTACGAAATACCAAGAAAAGTAACAGCTGGGTATCCGAACCTAGGGCCATGGATTCGTGTTGAGTCCTCACCAGAATTAATAGTCATGGAGAGAAACCCATACTATTTCAAAGTAGATACAGCAGGGAATCAACTACCCTATGTGGATCGATATGTCTCTGTTCAGGTGGCGGATGCGGAGAACATCCCTCTAAAAGTGATTGGGGGTGAAGTGAACTTCCATCGCGATCTGATTGAGCACGACAAGGTCCCATTGCTCAAGAAGAATGAGAAGAATGGAAACTATCGAGTATACACCAACCTCGTCTACCATAACGCTCCAGTAGCAATGATGTTCAACTACAATAATCCAGATAAAAACTGGCAAAAAGTTGTCTATCAGAAGGAATTCAGGCTGGCAGTAAACATGGCGATAAACAACCAAGCGATTATCGATTCCCAATTTTTAGGAATGGGAAAAAGATCAGAGTGGTTCCCTTTGGAATTCAATCCAGCAAAAGCGTCCTCTATTCTCGATTCGATTGGGATGGACAAGAAAGATGCTGAGGGATTTCGTATAGGGCCAGATGGAAACACGTTTGAGATAATCTTTGAGATACCGAATACTGCTGGGGATTGGATTCGGATGGCAGAACTGATTAGATCAGATTTGCAAGAGATTGGACTGAAGACAACTCTGAAAGCAATTAGTGATGACTTGTTCCAGTCAAGGAGAAACTCAAATGAACTATACGCAGCAATGAGCTGGATGGATGATGTGAATTGGCCATATCTAGTGTTTGACTATATGCCAGACCAGAGGATCAATTGGGGCTCAAAGTGGCACGAATGGTACACCTCAGGAGGTCAGTCGGGAGAGGAACCTCCGCTGTGGATCAAAAACCTCTATCAGATTGATGAAGAGATACGAAAAGTGTGGCCAGGAACAGAAAGGGCGAAGGATGCAGAAGCTGTCTTTACGGCATGGATGAAAGAGTATATTCCACTGTTCCCGGTTGCCAGAGATGTTGTTGGACCAGTTATTATCCCACCAAATGCTGGAAATATTGCAGAAAGTGGGTTTTCCTCTGCAACATTTTTTGCGGCTGAGCAAATTTTCTTCAAATAGCATTTGAGTTGACAGCAATCGCAGAATTGTGATTGCTGTCTTCAAAAGACTAAATCAAAGAAATAATGATAAAAAATCCGAAAAAGATGAAAGTTTCATAAAGTGCTCTACTACATCTTTAAGAGAGTTTTAATACTTGTTCCTCTCTTGTTCTTTATTTCTGTTTTGATTTTTTTAGTTATACAACTACCACCAGGAGATTTCCTAGATATCTATATTTTTAAGCTTAAGCAATCAGGGGTTGAATTATCACCAGATGTAAAACAAAGTCTAGAAAGGCAATATGGACTAGATCAGCCATATTGGTATCAATATTATCGCTGGATATCAAATATCATATTAAGAGGTGATTTTGGCTACTCTTTTGGATGGAATCAGCCAGTAAATAATATTCTGAAAGAGAGAATTTTAATTACATTAATCATTTCAATTGCCAGTATTTTTTTAGTCTGGATTATATCGATTCCAATCGCTGTTATTTCTGCCACTCGCCAGTATTCCTTATTTGATTACCTATTTACATTTGTTGGTTTTGTTGGTTTAGCAGTTCCTAACTTTTTGCTGGCATTGATGCTTGCGTGGTTTGTTTATGAAAAAACAGGTCTTGCAATCACTGGATTGTTTTCAAAAGAATATATGGATCAGGGTTGGAGTTTTGCTAAGTTTATAGATCTATTGAAGCATATTTGGCTCCCAGTTGTTATTGTAGGTATTGCAGGAACTGCAGGGATGATCCGGGTATTGAGAGCCACCTTGCTTGATGAATTGAGAAAGCAATATGTAATTACCGCGAGAGCAAAAGGTGTCAGTGAGATTAAGCTATTAATGAAATATCCAATAAGAATCGCGTTGAATCCTGTCTTCAGTACGATTGGGTGGCTATTACCAGCAACCTTCTCTGGAGAAGTTATTGTAGGTATTGTTTTGAATTTGCAAACAATTGGACCTGTGTTGATGAGAGCTACTCTTACACAAGATATGTATTTGATTGGAAGCATTGTGCTTATTCTAAGTTTTTTAACTGTAATTGGGACTTTAATTTCAGATATTTTGTTAGCCTGGTTAGACCCTAGAATAAGATATTAAATAAAAAGAAGTGCAAAAATCATCACGCAATTACGAATTAATTCTGAACGCAACCCAAAGTCGTCTTATTTGGCTGCGTTTTAAAAAACACAAAATTGCTGTATTAAGTTTAATACTATTAATAATTCTTTATGGCGTAAGCTTTTTCGCAGAATTTTTTACTCCTTATGACATAGAAAAAAGATTTCCTGGTTTTGAGAATGCAAGACCTTCCACAGTCTATTTGTTTGATGAAAAAAATGAATATATTGGTTTTCATTTTTATGAATTTAAAAAGAAAATAAATCGAGAAACATTTGAAGTTGAATTTGTTGAAGATAAGAAAAAACCAGTAAAAATTGAGTTCTTTACTGCGGGCAAAAGCTACAAACTATTAGGAATAATTCCTGCGAATTTAAAATTTTATTATTCTGAAAAACCTTTCTTTTTATTTGGAGGAGATAGACTGGGGAGAGATCTATACACAAGAACTATGATTGGGATGAGAATCTCACTATTTATAGGGCTTGGTGGAGTGTTTTTCAGTTTTGTTTTGGGATGTTTGTTTGGTGGTATATCTGGTTATTTTGGTGGATTTATTGACAACGTAATCCAAAGGATGATTGATGTATTACTATCAATACCAACAATTCCTCTTTGGATGGCACTTGCTGCAGCAATACCAAGAGACTGGACCGTACTACAGACTTATTTCGCAATCACAATTGTCTTAGCAATTGTAGGTTGGGCTGGATTGGCAAGAGTGGTACGTGGCAAACTACTCGCTCTAAGGGAGGAGGACTATATACTTGCAGCGCAGATTGCTGGAGTAAAAGAGTCCAAAATTATTATTACTCACCTGCTTCCCAATTTTTTCAGTTATCTGATTGTTCATTTAACGCTGGCTATTCCTGCAACAATTTTGGGTGAAACAGCATTGAGTTTTTTAGGGTTAGGAATTCAGCCTCCGGCTGTAAGTTGGGGATCTTTGCTCAAAGATGCTCAAGATCTCGTGACTGTTGCTGAAAGACCTTGGCAGTTGATGCCCGGAGCTTTTGTTGTGTTTGCTGTTTTAATGTTCAATTTTATTGGTGATGGTTTAAGAGATGCTGCAGATCCATATTCTTAGGTAAAACTACAGAATGGCTATTCAGAAAGAATTAAATTTTTTCCCTGTAGAGAATGCGAATAAGAAAAGATTGACCACTGAACAGATAGAATCATTTAATAAAAGTGGTTTTATCTTTCCAATTACAGTGTTCAACTCTGTTCAAATTCAGAAGATCTCGACTTACTTTAACTCACTTTTAGATAGTGCTAAAAAAGTTGGATATGAAGATTATTCCATTAATGGTTGGCACTACCACTGTCGGGGGATTTACAACATAATGATGGATTCAGTAATCTTAGATTGTGTTTCTGATCTACTGGGGCCAAACGTATTGAATATTATGACTCATCTTTTCTACAAAAGATCTCAGGATGAGAGAAGGGTAAGCTGGCACCAGGATGCTTCTTATTGGCCACTGACACCAACAAAGACGGTGACCGTATGGTTGGCCTTGGATGATGTTAGCGAACAGAATGGTGCAATGAAATTTATCCCTGGATCACACTGCTACGGACAGATCCCATTCCAAACGAGTGATTTACAAGAACATAATGTTTTGAATCAAACAGTTACCGATCCTCAAGGATGGGGTGACAGTGCTGTGAATGTGGTGTTGAAGGCTGGTCAGATATCTATTCACTCTGACCTTCTTCTGCATGGCTCAGAGCCGAATCTTTCAAAAACTGACAGAAAGGGACTGACCCTACGTTATATGCCATCAGATGTTCAATGTATTGATTCGAGCTTTGGAAAGAATCGTCAAGCCTTTCAGTGCTTGGGTAAAAACCCTGAAAAGCACTGGTCCGTCTTACCACCTCCGATTGGGGAGGCAATTCCACTCAAATTGGAATCTCCGTTGTGAGTACTGCGCCTCTCCTGTCCATCCAGAATCTTCGTGTTGAATTCAATCTTGATGAAGGCACTCTGAGTGCTGTCAATGATGTTTCTCTTTCAATTGATAAAGAACAGACACTTGGCATCATTGGTGAGAGTGGTTGCGGAAAAAGCGTAACAGCTCAAAGTACTTTAAGGATCATTCCTAAACCTGGTCAAATCAAGTCAGGATCAATTTTATACCATGGTAAAGATGGCCAAGTTACCGATCTGGCATCATTGAGTCTGAATGATAAAAGATTGAGAGATGTCCGAGGTAAGGAAATCTCAATGATTTTCCAGGAGCCAATGACTTCTCTAAGCCCCGTGCACACAATTGGAAGCCAAATTCAGGAGAGCATACTCTTACATACGGATTTCGATAAGAAAGCTTCCAAGGAACTAGCAATTGAGATGCTTACGAAAGTTGGTATTCCTTTGGCAAAAAAGAGGTTTGATTCTTATCCTCACCACTTGTCAGGAGGAATGCGACAAAGAGTGATGATTGCTATGGCTCTCAGTTGTAGTCCTCGCCTACTTATTGCTGATGAGCCTACAACAGCCTTAGATGTGACAGTTCAGGCTCAAATTTTACAGCTCCTATCAGAATCCAAATCTTCCCAGCAAATGAGTATGCTTTATATTTCTCATGACCTGGGAGTAGTCGCTGATATAGCGGATAATATTGCTGTAATGTATCTTGGTAGAGTCATTGAGATTACCTCAAAGGAGAAATTATTCTCAGAACCTAAGCACCCATATACCTGCTTACTTATCGAAAGTATTCCCAAGATTGGTCTACCCAAAGAACAGCGACTCTCAACGATAGAAGGTAATGTGCCAATCCCCCTTAATCTAAAGCATGAATGTGGTTTTTTCTCCAGGTGTCCAAAGAGAATTGAAGGCCTCTGCAATAAAGCAATTCCTGAATTAAATAAAATTTCTGATGGTCATAAAGTAAGTTGCTTTCTTTATGACCATAAAAATAGTTAGTAAAGTCTATATGGCTGAACCAGAAAAAGTATTGATGTCTGTGCGTAATTTAAAGAAACACTATTCTATTGGTAGTAGTTTTTTTAAATCAAACAACGAATATATCAAAGCTGTAGATGGAATTGACTTGGATCTCTACTCCGGCAAAACACTTGGACTTGTTGGAGAAAGTGGCTGTGGTAAATCAACTTTTGGAAAATGTATCATTCGGGCAATAGAGCCCTCTGCTGGAGAAATCAAAGTTTATCTCGACAAAGAGTATTCTATTCGAGAAATGAGAAAGAGTGAATTTCGAATCTTTCGGAAAAATCTTCAGATGATTTTTCAAGATCCAAATTCATCGTTAGATCCAAGAATGACAATCAGAGATATTATTTCTGAGCCGATTAAAGCCAATTCAAACATTAGTAAAAAGCAGCTTGAAGAAAAGGTGAAATACTTGATGGATATAGTCGGTTTGAACCCAAATCAACTATATCGTTATCCACATGCTTTTTCTGGAGGGCAACGTCAAAGAATTGGGATTGCAAGAGCTTTGGCCAATGATGCTAAAATCATTATCTGTGATGAAGCTGTTAGTGCACTAGATGTCTCTGTTCAAGCTCAAATCATAAATTTGCTAAAAGATTTACAAGAAAAGTTTAATCTAACTCTATTGTTCATTTCTCACGATCTAAGTGTTGTTGAGCACCTGTCAGATTCTGTTGCTGTAATGTATCTCGGAAAGATTGTTGAAGCTGGTACAAGTAAAAATGTATTCAATAATCCACAACATCCTTACACAGAAGCTTTATTATCTGCAGTACCCAAAGGATTCTTAGCTAAAAACACAGAAAAAATTATTTTGAAAGGTGAGATTGAAAGTACAGGGAATATTCCGAATGGTTGTACTTTTCATCCTCGATGTATTTATGCAAAAGATGTTTGTAGATCTCAAATACCCCCTGAAAATAAAGTTTCAGTCAATCAACTAGTATCGTGTCACTTCAATAATGAACTTCAACTCCGTGGTTTTGAGTATTACACTTCGGCTTAATTCACATGAGACAACAAATCCTTATCCTGTGCTTGGTCAACTCCTCCTTGGAATCCCGAGTGATTTCATGGAGTTTTTGGGATGGAACAGGAAAAGCCAAATCTTTTTCGGGTGACTCGGATGAGCCTCCCTACGAGCGCGGTCTTGATGCACTATTGGATGGATGGTGCCTGATTCAAGTATCTCCAGCCTTTACTCCCCCCAAAGGCTCAGAGTATAAAACCAACTTTTTTTACAATGAATTCATCTTTGAGAAACGCATAGAAGAAACCGAGATCTAACATGAAATTATTGTCCACCTCCCAGATGGCGACTTTTGCGGCCAAAGGTTGTCTACGTTTTGATGGGCTGATTGGCGAGGAGATCAATCAAAAATTCTTGGGACTATTTGGTGAAGGCATTGGTGCCAATGATCGCTATGCGAATTCGGTAATCCCAAACTGCAAGCCAGGAGAACTGCTATACCAGACTTTTCCTACAGACCACCCGCTGAGTTTGGTGCTTCATGAACCAACAGTAGCTGGAACAATCAAAAGTTTGATGGGTGAAGATCCAATCTTTGATCATCACCACGTCCACATCACCTTCCCTAAGAGTGGTTCAGCACAGACGAACCACCAGGATTCAACCATTGATGCTCGACAACTGAACTTTGATGTGCAGATGTTTTATTTTCCACATGAGGTGACAGCGGACATGGGTGGTACCCGATACATTCCTGGAACTCACCTGCGCAGTGTTCATGAATCAGCGATTGCCCGTTACCAGAACATTCGTGGTCAGATGAGAGTGGTGTGCCCAGCGGGGACGGTCATTTTCTTTCATCATGGTCTCTGGCATGGTGGGGGAAAAAATATAGGGGACGCCCACCGGATCATGTACAAGGTACGGATGCAGCCGTCTGGATCACAGTCTCTCCAATGGGATACCAGTGACCTTAATGAGTCCCGTATCAAGGACTGGCAACGACCGATTTTCCATGCTCAAGATAATCGCGTTGCTGATGACGTTCCTGAGCAATTGATGACACCAGAACCCTGGTTTGATAACAGTGGTCGGCTTGAATACATGAACCGAATTCAGTTCTGGCGTTTA contains the following coding sequences:
- a CDS encoding ABC transporter substrate-binding protein; translated protein: MKFKELVMLASAQMLITGVVYAAKYQEAPELAQLVKSGKLPAVEERLPDNPVVVGPGREVALDDLPNWEVGKYGGEFRSISHLSDYDWNLRDAVNEGFLSTPAHKAGPIEANIAEEFDINDDYSVFYFKLRKGLRWSDGVPVSTEDVRFTYEEVIKNKEITPTPHYRFRSGCKPDGKLAELDIIDDLAFRITYEKGCGRLMKHFGASQVWGAQYNDWMQPSHVLKKYHPDHASKAEIQRLLKEKGYNDDEWVRLFKDIHVEWYEIPRKVTAGYPNLGPWIRVESSPELIVMERNPYYFKVDTAGNQLPYVDRYVSVQVADAENIPLKVIGGEVNFHRDLIEHDKVPLLKKNEKNGNYRVYTNLVYHNAPVAMMFNYNNPDKNWQKVVYQKEFRLAVNMAINNQAIIDSQFLGMGKRSEWFPLEFNPAKASSILDSIGMDKKDAEGFRIGPDGNTFEIIFEIPNTAGDWIRMAELIRSDLQEIGLKTTLKAISDDLFQSRRNSNELYAAMSWMDDVNWPYLVFDYMPDQRINWGSKWHEWYTSGGQSGEEPPLWIKNLYQIDEEIRKVWPGTERAKDAEAVFTAWMKEYIPLFPVARDVVGPVIIPPNAGNIAESGFSSATFFAAEQIFFK
- a CDS encoding ABC transporter permease translates to MLYYIFKRVLILVPLLFFISVLIFLVIQLPPGDFLDIYIFKLKQSGVELSPDVKQSLERQYGLDQPYWYQYYRWISNIILRGDFGYSFGWNQPVNNILKERILITLIISIASIFLVWIISIPIAVISATRQYSLFDYLFTFVGFVGLAVPNFLLALMLAWFVYEKTGLAITGLFSKEYMDQGWSFAKFIDLLKHIWLPVVIVGIAGTAGMIRVLRATLLDELRKQYVITARAKGVSEIKLLMKYPIRIALNPVFSTIGWLLPATFSGEVIVGIVLNLQTIGPVLMRATLTQDMYLIGSIVLILSFLTVIGTLISDILLAWLDPRIRY
- a CDS encoding ABC transporter permease, encoding MQKSSRNYELILNATQSRLIWLRFKKHKIAVLSLILLIILYGVSFFAEFFTPYDIEKRFPGFENARPSTVYLFDEKNEYIGFHFYEFKKKINRETFEVEFVEDKKKPVKIEFFTAGKSYKLLGIIPANLKFYYSEKPFFLFGGDRLGRDLYTRTMIGMRISLFIGLGGVFFSFVLGCLFGGISGYFGGFIDNVIQRMIDVLLSIPTIPLWMALAAAIPRDWTVLQTYFAITIVLAIVGWAGLARVVRGKLLALREEDYILAAQIAGVKESKIIITHLLPNFFSYLIVHLTLAIPATILGETALSFLGLGIQPPAVSWGSLLKDAQDLVTVAERPWQLMPGAFVVFAVLMFNFIGDGLRDAADPYS
- a CDS encoding phytanoyl-CoA dioxygenase family protein; protein product: MMDSVILDCVSDLLGPNVLNIMTHLFYKRSQDERRVSWHQDASYWPLTPTKTVTVWLALDDVSEQNGAMKFIPGSHCYGQIPFQTSDLQEHNVLNQTVTDPQGWGDSAVNVVLKAGQISIHSDLLLHGSEPNLSKTDRKGLTLRYMPSDVQCIDSSFGKNRQAFQCLGKNPEKHWSVLPPPIGEAIPLKLESPL
- a CDS encoding ABC transporter ATP-binding protein, translated to MSTAPLLSIQNLRVEFNLDEGTLSAVNDVSLSIDKEQTLGIIGESGCGKSVTAQSTLRIIPKPGQIKSGSILYHGKDGQVTDLASLSLNDKRLRDVRGKEISMIFQEPMTSLSPVHTIGSQIQESILLHTDFDKKASKELAIEMLTKVGIPLAKKRFDSYPHHLSGGMRQRVMIAMALSCSPRLLIADEPTTALDVTVQAQILQLLSESKSSQQMSMLYISHDLGVVADIADNIAVMYLGRVIEITSKEKLFSEPKHPYTCLLIESIPKIGLPKEQRLSTIEGNVPIPLNLKHECGFFSRCPKRIEGLCNKAIPELNKISDGHKVSCFLYDHKNS
- a CDS encoding ATP-binding cassette domain-containing protein — translated: MAEPEKVLMSVRNLKKHYSIGSSFFKSNNEYIKAVDGIDLDLYSGKTLGLVGESGCGKSTFGKCIIRAIEPSAGEIKVYLDKEYSIREMRKSEFRIFRKNLQMIFQDPNSSLDPRMTIRDIISEPIKANSNISKKQLEEKVKYLMDIVGLNPNQLYRYPHAFSGGQRQRIGIARALANDAKIIICDEAVSALDVSVQAQIINLLKDLQEKFNLTLLFISHDLSVVEHLSDSVAVMYLGKIVEAGTSKNVFNNPQHPYTEALLSAVPKGFLAKNTEKIILKGEIESTGNIPNGCTFHPRCIYAKDVCRSQIPPENKVSVNQLVSCHFNNELQLRGFEYYTSA
- a CDS encoding phytanoyl-CoA dioxygenase family protein; translated protein: MKLLSTSQMATFAAKGCLRFDGLIGEEINQKFLGLFGEGIGANDRYANSVIPNCKPGELLYQTFPTDHPLSLVLHEPTVAGTIKSLMGEDPIFDHHHVHITFPKSGSAQTNHQDSTIDARQLNFDVQMFYFPHEVTADMGGTRYIPGTHLRSVHESAIARYQNIRGQMRVVCPAGTVIFFHHGLWHGGGKNIGDAHRIMYKVRMQPSGSQSLQWDTSDLNESRIKDWQRPIFHAQDNRVADDVPEQLMTPEPWFDNSGRLEYMNRIQFWRLLMDNPEIDIDYWLTRVENEPTRQHPTHA